ACATGCTCAACGCCTCGAACTGCGGCCGCCTCAGAAACGCCGACTCGTTTTCCTCCGGGTCATTGTACGCGAGAAATTTTTTCGTCAGTGTCCTGTAGCTGCGTCTGATTCTCTTTCTGTCGTGTCGGTAAAATCCATAAAGTTGCATGTAAAATGAAAACTCGCTGTCAAATACCCCGGCCATGTCATCGTACCTCCATTTCAAGAGACTCCGAGATGAGATCCGTTATCTTCACGCGAATCGTCCCGGCTCCGTCGGGTATCTCGTAGACTCCTGCGACTAATTCATTCTTTGCTGGTATGTCAATCACAGAAGGCTGCATCACTGCCCCATCATAATTTTAATCTATCATGACAGAATGTCTTTTATCTCAACATCAATCTTGTATTTTGACAGTTCGCGCTGAAATGTCGCTTTCAAGTCAGGCTCATGACCCATGCAGACAATCAGCACTCTTTCTACTGGCTCATTCGGATTCTCGTCTTTCCTCTTCTCGTAGTCCTTGTAGGGGAGATTCGCTATCAGCTCGCTTAAATCTGCCTTAGTCGCGATTCTGTTGACGGGCATGATTTTTACCATTCTGCCGTCAAGCTCTCCGTCCCATATGCTACTGCCCTGCGGAAATTCCTGAATGTCGAGTGCCTGAATGAGAATGCTCCGCGCCTAAAGCGGTAACGGCTTCTTTCTGCCGTGAGTTAGCATTCACTGAATTATGCGCTCCCTTATGCGGTTGATTTATCCTGAAAGTTTGAGGAGACTTTATCATCAACACAACACTGTAAAGCACTTCAAAGGCTGAAACTCACGAATGAATCCGGGTGCTTTTTTCTTTCCCTAACAAAATAAAATCGGCTCCGACATTAATCAAGGCCGACTCGTAAAATTCTCTCTTCCCGCTATGCTCTACTTCATGCCCTCTTTCAGCGCGTTCACATATTCATTCACAGCCCTAACGCTTATTGCCGCGTCAGTGAATATGGCCTCAAAAGCGTGAGTCCCTCCCGGAATCACATGCAGCTCAACAGGCACTCCCGCTGTCATGAGCCTTTGCGCGTAAGTTATTGCCTCATCCCTTAACGGGTCAAGCATCCCTACCATGATATACGCAGGAGGAAGCCCGGACAAATCTTCAGCCAGCGCAGGCGACGCATACGCCGGAACATCATTGCTCACTCCGGCAAGATACATTTTCCACGCAAAAATGTTGAAGTCCCTGCACCATGAAACGCGGTGATCCTGAAGCTGATACGATGACGGCGTTATGCTCCTGTAGTCTAACATCGGGTACAGCGGCATCTGAAAGTGAATCGCCGGGCCTTTATTATCACGCGCCATAAGCGCAACGGAAGCGGCTAATCCTCCTCCTGCGCTCTGTCCTGCAACGGCAACACGGTCTTTTCTCACCGGCAGTTTTTCCGTCATCCACACTAAAGCCCCGTAACAGTCATCAACGTCAGCGGGGTAAGGGTGCTCAGGTGCCAGACGGTAATCAGGAGCTGCGACAATAAAGCCGAGTCCGTCAGCAATCCTCAGCGATAAAGCCTCGTCTATCTCAGGAGTCCCAAGAATATGCCCGCCTCCGTGAAGCCACAGCAGCGCAGGATATTCCTTCATGACCGTTTTCGGCGTGTAGACTCTGACGCGGAGTCCTGAAGGGAGAGTCTCATTGCGGACATTGACTCGTTCATTTTTGGGCAGCGATTCGGGAGACGGCGACATTCCCCGGCGCAGGGAGGGGAGAGTCTCATTGTTCAGCATGAGGGGGGAGCTTGCTTTGATGGACTGCTTAATCTCAGGGGCGGCCATGTCAACAATATCCCAGGCAGGGAAATTTTCTGCTGACGTTATGCCGCAAAACAGCGCAAGTAATAATAATACAGTGCAAACTTTTTTCATGTTAATTCAGTGCCTCCTTTAGTACGCTGATATATTTGCCCATAATTTTAACGCAAATAGGCGCGTCCGGGAAAATAAATTCACACGCGAGTCATTAATCTGATGATGGGACGGATAATCGTTCACGAAATCTGTCTGAGGGTACACAAGACTCCGGGGTGAGGTCAAAATATGGGACTTTTCCGGCTGAATCATGCTGTTGAGATTCCATTCGGTGAAAGTTTCCGCTGACTATATTCCCGCCGTGAGGACTAGAATATTGTGATTTCTCCGCCGTGAAACAGATATAAGCACACAGGGGCTTCACGTGAAGAATGTACATTAGGCAGTCCCAGCACAGAGAGATTAACCCGAAAGGAACGAAAAACGAGAAATAATACGACTGGTTATAGTCAAACATGAAATCAATATTGCTGAAGCCGCAGCGGGACAATAAATTTTTCAGCGCAGGATAATAACAGCGGTCATAGTACGCGGGACGCTTTTCCCTGACGCAAGGTCAAACACTATCTTTTCGTCAGAGTCATGATTATACGCAAGCTCTTCCGCCGAAATATCAAGCGCAACAATCTTTATGCCCGTAAAATTCCTGCATTCCCCGGCAAAAGCGCAGTGTTTCCCTCCGCCGATGTCAAGAACTGTTATTCCGTCAGCAAGATTTTTCTTTATCTGTCCGCAGTAATGGCTGAATGAGCTGTATTTTGTGTTCGGGAAAATTTTTGCGATTAATTTTTGCGATTAGTGAATGGCACTTCTTGTTGAAGTTTATAAACGCTCTGAGAGGGCTACTCATGGCCAATCCCATCCAGCATTCAGACAGATACGCTACTACTAATTACACTATATAACAGAAAAAAACAGCCCCGGAAAATCCCGGAGCCGCCGCAAAATCTCTACGCCTCTATCGGTATTTCGGCCTCATCCTGACGCGGCCATGTCGATGTCCATGTCCTTACGGGCAATCCCCAGATGTTGATGAACCCGACAGCCGCAGAATGATCGAACGTGTCGCCATCCGAATATGTCGCAAGGTCGTGGCGGTAAATGCTCTTGGCCGTCTTGAGTCCCCTCACAACGCACTGACCCTTGAAGAGCCGCATTTTCACGACTCCGTTCACATATCGCTGTGTGTCATTCACGAATGCGTTAATCGCGTCGCGCAGAGGCGAGAACCAGTAGCCCTCGTAGGTTAATTCCGCGAATCTCACCTCAAGCTCGCGCTTTGTCTTCAGCACCTGCTTGTCGAGCGTAAGAGTCTCCATTGCCCTGTGAGCCGCAAGAAGCACCGTTGAGCCGGGACACTCGTAGCACTCGCGGGACTTGAAGCCCACTAGTCTGTCCTCAATCATGTCAATACGCCCGATTCCATGCCGGCCGGCTATCTTGTTGAGCCTCAGAATCAAATCCGCACCGCTCATCCTTTCGCCGTTCATGGCCGCGGGAATCCCTCCCTCAAATTCTATCTCTATATATTCGGGAGTGTCGGGGGCTTCTAGTGGGTTGGCGGTCATCTCGTAAGCGTCCTCCGGGGGTTCGTTCCACGGATCTTCAAGCAGCCCGCATTCTATCGAGCGTCCCCAGAGATTGTCGTCTATGCTGTAGGGGGATGACGCTGTAGCCTTTACGGGGATTCCGTGCTTCTGCGCGTATTCTATTTCGGCCTCCCGCGTGAAATGCCAGTCTCTTACGGGGGCTAACACTTTGATTTTGGGATTTAGTGCCGTGGCGCAGACTTCTATTCTTACCTGATCCTGACCCTTTCCCGTACAGCCGTGGGCTACTGCTACTGCTCCTTCCTTGTTGGCGATGTCTACGAGGGTTTTTGCGATTAACGGGCGCGACAGTGCCGACACAAGCGGGTACGTTCCCTGATACATAGCGTTTGCCTTCAGCGCGGGATAAACGTAATTCTCGGTAAATGTCTTCTTCAGGTCAAATATATATGCCTTCACCGCTCCGCTGTGCAATGCTTTCGATTTTGCGGCCCGAAGGTCTACATCCTTCTGCCCTACGTCAGCAGTCATTGTGATAACGTCATATCCCTGCTCTGTCAGCCACATTACTGCTACTGAGGTGTCAAGCCCCCCGCTGTAGGCTAATACCGCTTTTCCTTTCTTTTCCGGCATGTGATGATTCCTTCCTCCAATGAAATATTTTTGTGCTGTGTAATGATAATATCATACGGGGCGCAGTCCTAAAACGGCAGGAAGTACCACAAAATATTCATTATCGGCTCAAATATCACGTTGATTATTCCCGTCATCAGTAACACTAACAGTATAATCATCCCGTAACGCTCAAGCCAGTAATAATATTCCATGTACCTGTACGGCAGGAACGCCTCAAGAACCCGCGAGCCGTCAAGAGGCGGAATCGGTATCAGGTTGAACGCCGCAAGTCCCATGTTTATGCTTATCATCTGAATAATGACAGTAAGCCCCGCCCGGCCCGTCAGACCGTACCACCATTCCCCGAAATATCGCAGGAACAGCACCGATATTATTGCCGTCAGAATATTCCCCGCAACGCCCGCAAGCGAGACAATAATCAAATCCCGCTTAGGGTGCCTGAAATACCGCGTGTTAATCGGCACAGGCTTTGCCCATCCGAATCCCACGAACAATAACATCAATGTCCCGACAACATCAAAATGCGCCAGCGGGTTAAGCGTCAAGCGTCCGTATCTCTCCGCTGTCCTGTCGCCCACAAGGTATGCCGCAAGCCCGTGGCAAAATTCATGGAACGACAGTGCCCACAATAACGCCGGAACAGTCAGCAATAACGTAACAGGATCACGCAATAATCTCATCTTCTGAATAAATCCCCCAGTCCTTTCTGTATTCCCTTCCGCAGTTCTTCCTTCAGGCGGTCTTCTATTTTCTCACGTGTCGTTTGATCCGGCTGAGTCTGAGTCGGAGCAGGCGTATTCGTCTGAGGCTGTGAAGGCGTTTTCGGCTTGACGTTGAGAATCTCTGTTGCCTTGTCGATTACTTTGTCCCGGAGGCTTTCGGGCTTCTTCTCCTGTTTCTGCTGACTGGTGGACGGTGCCGGAGTCGTCTGTTTAGCGTCCTGTTTTGCGGCAGGCTTTGCGTCAGTCTTCACTGTTGATTCGCCAATCTTCAGCCCGGAGAACGCGAGACTGTCCGCACGTCCGTGAATCCTCAGAGTTATGACCCGGAAATCTCCCGCAGAGGCATTCTCCTGCGCTCCTTTGAGTCCGCCCTTCAGGAAGGCTTTTACGCTGTCCCCGAATCCTGAAACGCCCCCCTTCAGCAATGACTCTATTCCGCCTTTCGCCCCTCCCTGTATCGCGTTGATTAGCTGGTAATTCACGCTCGACTCTGTCATGAAGTCCATCGTCATTTTCTCACCCGCAAAATTTATTGTCCCATCGCGGGAAAGTTTTGCGTACTTATACAGCGCGTCATTCTTCACGGCGTTCACTATTGCCCCGGCCCTTACGGTTAATTTTCCCGTCTGAAGCATCATAGGGGCGTTCACGTTCGCGAATCTCAGGCCATCAGATTTATGTATTCTCGTGAAGAGGTCAAGCCATTTGAACCCCGTAATTTTCCCCTCGCCCATCGAGAAATTACCAGTGCCGGAATATGTCAGCTTGTCTTTTGCCGACCCTGCAATCTTGAACGTTAATTTTCCCGCGCCCGAAATTTTACCCTCAAGAGGCCCGGCCATGTCCTGAATCAGGCTGTTGATGTCGAGTCCGTCAGCAGAAATTTCATCCGTGAATTTCATTGTGCCTGTGCCAAACGTGAGACTGTTATTCAGAGTCCCGCCGTAAAATTTCGCCGTTCCTCCCTTTGACGCAAGACTATTCCCCGAAAATGTCAGCGGTATGTTCACGTCCGACAGCTTGAGGCCGTTTGCTGAGACTGACGGAGATTTGAGCGTCCCCGAAAGTTTGCTGATGTTACCGGAAATTTCAGCCGTGAGATTTTCCGCCGTGATACCTGACGCAGTGAGAGCAGGAATATTCGCCGATAACGTCATGGCCAGGTCAGCGTTTTTCCCAGCAAGACGGAGAGTCCCGGAAAGTTTCCCCCTCACATCAAGCCCGGACGAACCCGCGAGCGTCTCAAGAGACAGCCCCGAAAATTTGAAGCTGAAATCAAGCGGAGATTTCCCCGACATTGATGCCGTTCCCGCTCCCGTGATTGTGCCTTCACCGCTGTGTGCTGTGAGTCCTCCGAGAATTATATTGTCGCCGTTCTTGCTGACGTTCGCATTTGCCCCCGTGAAGGTTATCCCGTTTGCTGTTATGGATTTGGCCGAGAGATTCGCGCTTATCTTCTCCATTTTCGACAAATCTCCGTCAAGCGCGGTGGTAACCTCTAAACCTTTGGCCGTGATTATGTGCATTGCCTGCAAGTTTTCTGACTGTGCCAAGAGTCTCACAGAGGGGTTATTGATGTCCCCGGTGATTCTGAGTCCGGCGTTGATTGAGCCTTTGAGCTTGTAGCCGTCAATATCGGGCACGTATTCTCTGAGGGCTGAAGGTGTCATTGTGATTGTCGCGCTGAGGTCAAGCACGGGATTTGAGGGTATGCCGGAGATTTTCCCGGAGACTTTTACGGGCATTCCGTTTAGTGTGCCTTCCGTCTTTCTGATGGTTAATGTGTTTCCTGAGTACGCGAAATTTATTGCCGGGTTCATGATTTTCTGATCCCATCCGCTGAACTCAGGACTGTTAATCGCTCCCGTAACATTCGGTTTTGAGGCAGTACCTTTCACCGTAACAGAGGCCGTAATTTTCCCGGCTAACTTGTGCTGAGGCGCGTCAGGTATCATGCTTTCGATCCGTTTTACGTCAAGCCCGGCGATTTTTGCGGTGAGATTCATATTCGGCACTGTGAGAATTGATGAGACTTTCCCGTTGATATATCCCTGCGCCCCCTCGAACGTGAATTTTCCGTCAACGTTGGCCGTGTCGCTTTTCGACAGCTTCATTTGTGCGCGTATGTCCGTCAGCGTATGGCCGTCATATGACACTTTCGGGGCGGTGAGGTTCACCAGTCCGCTTAACGACTCAGGAGTCCCGCTTATGTTCACGCTGAAGACCGAGACTTTTCCGCCTAACGCTTTAAGTCCGGGAACGCCTAATATCTTGTCCATGTCATTCAATGCTGCCTCGCTGCCGTCAAGTTTTACAATCATTGAGACTGGCTGACCCGTACGGAACGCCGCGGCTATTTCGCCCTGAAGCGGAATGTTGAACGCGCTGGCCTGAATGTTGCTGACTGATATACGGTTCTGCGAGTATATGATATTCGCGCTGGCACGTTCGACGGGATAGCCGTAAAATTTCGCGCCCATGTAGTCGAACGCCCCGGAGACTCTCGGATCGTCCGCAGTCCCGGAAATGTCCGCAGTAAAATCTGCCTTCCCGGAAAAATCTTCAGCCCTCAGCAATGCAGGGTACAATGCGGTGATTTCGGCCATGTCTAACTCTTCCGCCGACATATGAACGTCAAGACTCGCGCCGTTAATGCCCCCGGTGGCGATAATCTTCCCGGAGCCTAAATACATCTCGGAACGGTTGACCGCTGTCAGGCTCTCCATGTCAATATTGCCGTTAAGGGGAAGACCGTTGATTTCAGCGTCAACATCAACATTCAGATTCACGACATCAGCAATGATTCTGCGGACACCGAGAACCCCTAGCCGCGAGGAAAAACGGCTGTCCATAACGCTCACACGGTCGACAGGGAGATTCGGCATTCCGTCTTCAGCATAAGCAGGTGAGGCCGTGAATGATGATGAGATTTCTGCGGGGGCTGACGGCGATTGAAGGTCTAATTTCCGTACGGCTGACATAAATTCGTCAACGTCCATGCTAATGCCGCCAAGCGAAATTTCAGCGAGCCGGAGATTTCCCGCAAGCAATGCCGAGAGATTCACATTGACCGAGAGGAAGCCCGCCGAAAATATGTCGGTGCTTGATATATTGTCCGACAGGCTGAAATTGTGAAGGGTGTAGCCTTTTACGGGATTGCCTGTGATTTTCTCAGCGTTAAGGGCGATGCCGTAATTTTTGCTGAGATGGCTTTTTGCGATTGACAGGGCAATATTCCCGCCGATGTCAGCAAACGTAAACAGCCCTACAGAAACCGCAAGCATTATCACAATCATAACAATGAACTTCATTAAGCCGCTTCCTTTTTTCATGGGTCTTCGCCACGGCTTTTTCTTCCTGTAAAGTTCAGGCAATAATATATTATCCGCAAGCAATAATTTCACGCTCCTTATGATTTGGGATTAGTGCCGTAATTATAAGGCAGAAAACATGATATAGTTACCGACAATAAGAACATCAGCAAAAATTTCACTCAGGAGATTTTCACATGACACTAATTTTTCACGCGGCAATATTCCTGTTTACACTCGTAATTTTCCTCAGAGCCTCGCAATCTCACGCATGTATGACAATTCTTGTCGGCAAAAACGCTTCAGCAACGGGCGAGGTCCTCGTGGGACACAATGAGGACGCTCCCGGAAGATGTACAATGCAGACTCACTTAGTCGGCAAGC
The Synergistaceae bacterium genome window above contains:
- a CDS encoding alpha/beta hydrolase — translated: MKKVCTVLLLLALFCGITSAENFPAWDIVDMAAPEIKQSIKASSPLMLNNETLPSLRRGMSPSPESLPKNERVNVRNETLPSGLRVRVYTPKTVMKEYPALLWLHGGGHILGTPEIDEALSLRIADGLGFIVAAPDYRLAPEHPYPADVDDCYGALVWMTEKLPVRKDRVAVAGQSAGGGLAASVALMARDNKGPAIHFQMPLYPMLDYRSITPSSYQLQDHRVSWCRDFNIFAWKMYLAGVSNDVPAYASPALAEDLSGLPPAYIMVGMLDPLRDEAITYAQRLMTAGVPVELHVIPGGTHAFEAIFTDAAISVRAVNEYVNALKEGMK
- a CDS encoding argininosuccinate synthase, coding for MPEKKGKAVLAYSGGLDTSVAVMWLTEQGYDVITMTADVGQKDVDLRAAKSKALHSGAVKAYIFDLKKTFTENYVYPALKANAMYQGTYPLVSALSRPLIAKTLVDIANKEGAVAVAHGCTGKGQDQVRIEVCATALNPKIKVLAPVRDWHFTREAEIEYAQKHGIPVKATASSPYSIDDNLWGRSIECGLLEDPWNEPPEDAYEMTANPLEAPDTPEYIEIEFEGGIPAAMNGERMSGADLILRLNKIAGRHGIGRIDMIEDRLVGFKSRECYECPGSTVLLAAHRAMETLTLDKQVLKTKRELEVRFAELTYEGYWFSPLRDAINAFVNDTQRYVNGVVKMRLFKGQCVVRGLKTAKSIYRHDLATYSDGDTFDHSAAVGFINIWGLPVRTWTSTWPRQDEAEIPIEA
- a CDS encoding site-2 protease family protein; the protein is MRLLRDPVTLLLTVPALLWALSFHEFCHGLAAYLVGDRTAERYGRLTLNPLAHFDVVGTLMLLFVGFGWAKPVPINTRYFRHPKRDLIIVSLAGVAGNILTAIISVLFLRYFGEWWYGLTGRAGLTVIIQMISINMGLAAFNLIPIPPLDGSRVLEAFLPYRYMEYYYWLERYGMIILLVLLMTGIINVIFEPIMNILWYFLPF